A genome region from Methanobrevibacter sp. includes the following:
- a CDS encoding formate--phosphoribosylaminoimidazolecarboxamide ligase, with amino-acid sequence MGKVKKEDILDILAKYDKNEITIATLGSHTSLHILQGAKEEGFRTAIVCEKGREVPYQRFGVADEYIIVDEFKDIVNEDVQQKLRDMNAIVIPHGSFVAYAGLDNVEDKFNVPMFGNRDVLRWEAERDRERQLLVEGEVRIPFKYDSPSDIDRPVMVKFPGARGGRGYFVASSTEEFYEKIEAMKSRGWLDDSDVEAAHIEEYVSGCNYCIHYFYSALDDTVELMGMDTRYESSIDGFVRMPAKDQLDIDLSPSYVVTGNHPAVIRESLLPQVFDIGDKLTESAKKLVAPGLNGPFCMQTLVNDNLEVICFEISARTDGGTNTFMDGSPYSYLTYGKPVSMGRRIAMEIKNGIERDELEKIIT; translated from the coding sequence TCGCTACTCTTGGAAGCCACACTTCATTACATATTTTGCAAGGCGCAAAAGAAGAAGGATTTAGAACAGCTATTGTTTGTGAAAAAGGAAGGGAAGTTCCATATCAAAGATTTGGAGTTGCCGACGAGTATATCATTGTCGATGAATTTAAAGACATTGTAAACGAAGATGTTCAACAAAAACTTAGAGACATGAACGCTATTGTAATTCCTCATGGATCTTTTGTTGCATATGCCGGTTTGGATAATGTCGAGGACAAATTCAATGTCCCTATGTTTGGAAACAGAGATGTACTTAGATGGGAGGCAGAAAGAGATAGGGAAAGACAATTGCTTGTTGAGGGGGAAGTGAGAATACCATTCAAATATGACAGTCCTTCCGATATCGATAGGCCGGTAATGGTCAAATTCCCAGGTGCAAGAGGTGGAAGAGGTTACTTTGTTGCATCTTCTACTGAAGAGTTTTATGAAAAAATCGAAGCTATGAAATCACGCGGATGGTTAGATGATAGTGATGTAGAAGCAGCTCATATTGAAGAATATGTATCTGGTTGTAACTACTGTATACATTATTTCTACTCAGCATTGGATGATACTGTTGAGTTAATGGGTATGGATACAAGATATGAATCCAGCATTGACGGTTTTGTCAGAATGCCTGCTAAAGATCAATTAGACATTGATTTAAGCCCATCTTATGTTGTTACTGGTAACCACCCTGCTGTTATCCGTGAATCTTTATTGCCTCAAGTATTTGATATTGGTGATAAATTAACCGAAAGCGCTAAAAAATTAGTTGCTCCTGGATTAAACGGTCCTTTCTGTATGCAAACTTTGGTAAATGATAATTTGGAAGTAATCTGTTTCGAAATTAGTGCAAGAACTGATGGTGGTACAAATACATTTATGGATGGATCTCCTTATTCATACTTAACTTATGGAAAACCTGTAAGTATGGGTAGAAGAATTGCTATGGAAATTAAAAACGGAATAGAAAGAGATGAATTGGAAAAAATAATAACATAA
- a CDS encoding DUF5518 domain-containing protein has translation MTKWSAIITGFILAVMVKSFFAQYEFVGLLIVGFITGFIAREGTIGGFWNASVAGALGTIVSAILFVLIATLGGSLFSIFGGLTGFTISGIASIIIVLGYLIYYGIVMGITGAVGGAIASKK, from the coding sequence ATGACTAAATGGAGCGCAATAATAACAGGTTTTATACTGGCCGTAATGGTCAAATCATTTTTTGCACAATATGAATTTGTCGGATTATTGATTGTCGGATTTATTACAGGATTCATTGCACGTGAAGGGACAATTGGAGGATTCTGGAATGCTTCAGTCGCAGGAGCACTAGGAACCATAGTTAGCGCAATATTATTTGTTTTAATTGCAACATTAGGTGGAAGTTTATTCAGTATTTTCGGAGGATTAACTGGATTTACCATTTCAGGAATTGCCAGTATAATCATAGTCCTAGGTTATTTAATATACTATGGAATCGTAATGGGAATAACTGGAGCAGTAGGAGGAGCAATAGCTTCTAAAAAATAA
- a CDS encoding flavodoxin gives MKTLLVYYSRTDVTKKIAEIIQEKLNCDIEEITDNNRYKGAIGYLKGGMNAAMRRTSEINPISKNPSDYDLVIIGTPVWASNMATPIYTYLMKYNKEIKKMASFCTCIRGGYDSALENISEVTGKKPVTTMFLTSKDIENPQEKINTFITNIK, from the coding sequence ATGAAAACATTACTAGTTTACTACTCAAGAACCGATGTAACTAAAAAAATAGCTGAAATCATTCAGGAAAAACTAAATTGTGATATTGAAGAAATAACCGACAATAACAGGTACAAAGGTGCAATCGGATATTTGAAAGGAGGAATGAATGCTGCCATGAGAAGAACAAGTGAAATCAATCCTATTTCAAAAAATCCTTCAGATTATGATTTAGTAATTATTGGAACTCCTGTTTGGGCTTCAAATATGGCAACACCAATTTATACTTATTTAATGAAATACAATAAGGAAATTAAAAAAATGGCATCATTCTGCACATGCATCAGAGGAGGATACGACTCAGCACTTGAAAACATCTCCGAAGTAACTGGCAAAAAACCAGTTACAACAATGTTTTTAACATCAAAAGATATTGAAAACCCCCAAGAAAAAATAAATACTTTTATTACTAATATCAAATAA
- a CDS encoding ATP-dependent helicase yields the protein MIEEQTKSYSKKEIFKVLHPWIRKWFDSQFKDFTPSQKKSIIDIHKKNNILISSPTGSGKTLTAFISVISELATLAEEDKLEDKVYCIYISPLKALDNDIEKNLEEPLRGIEKAAGKELGIRKAVRTGDTTQYQRQKMLKKPPHILITTPETLSILLVAPKFREKLSGVKYVIVDEIHSLAENKRGVDLSLSLERLQHLVGQFTRIGLSATVSPLEEVAKFLVGYEYNVGRNCKIVNIDYLKDLDMEVMSPVSDIVLADEEDTRLGMYDLLDDLIQENNTTLVFTNTRSGTERFVYNLKKMYPMNYNDSNIMAHHSSLSKEVRLEAENKLKEGKLKAVFSSTSLELGIDIGYIDLVVLINSPKSVARALQRIGRSGHKLQAKSKGRIIVTNRDDLVECSVLLKNAKEGKIDKINIPTNCLDVLAQHIYGMSIENPWDIDYAYDVIKKSYCYRNLTKDDYEDVLSYLAGEYPELEERYVYAKIWVDYKENTFGKRGKLARMIYSTNIGTIPDTSGVLVKCDGETVGKIEESFLERLKKGDVFVLGGRTYRFNYGKGMTINVTPASGPPTIPSWFSQQLPLSFDLAMDIQRFRSHMETKFEYRRTKEEIMEFIFDYLYVDDFAANSIYEYFVEQYKYAKIPSNRLLLIEYYKGFGGRNFVIFHSLFGRKVNDALSRAVAYVVAHKYNTNVTISVTDNGFYLSSDGKIGGLESFKELTPENFENILIKSLNKTETLASRFRHCAGRSLMTLRKYKGESKSVGRQQVRGKILLKFIQDMDDNFSILKEARREALEDYMDIKNALKVINMIAAGELEIKTINTVIPSPFAFNLVSQGYLDVLNQNDRGEFTKRMHKAILEQIKDKLKDIY from the coding sequence ATGATTGAAGAGCAGACTAAAAGTTATTCCAAAAAAGAAATTTTTAAGGTGTTGCATCCCTGGATACGAAAATGGTTTGACTCACAATTCAAAGATTTTACACCTTCACAGAAAAAATCAATCATTGATATTCACAAAAAGAACAATATACTGATTTCATCACCGACAGGGTCTGGAAAAACATTAACTGCTTTTATATCAGTCATTAGCGAGTTAGCAACCCTTGCTGAAGAAGACAAATTGGAAGATAAAGTATACTGCATTTATATCTCCCCTCTAAAAGCATTAGATAATGATATTGAAAAAAATTTAGAAGAACCTTTAAGGGGAATTGAGAAAGCTGCTGGAAAAGAATTGGGAATTAGAAAAGCTGTACGAACTGGAGACACCACACAATATCAAAGACAGAAAATGCTTAAAAAGCCACCCCACATATTAATTACAACACCTGAAACATTATCTATCCTACTTGTTGCTCCGAAGTTCAGGGAGAAATTAAGTGGCGTTAAATACGTGATCGTTGATGAAATACATTCACTTGCCGAAAATAAAAGAGGAGTTGACTTAAGTTTATCTTTAGAAAGGCTGCAGCATTTAGTTGGCCAGTTCACCAGAATCGGACTTTCTGCAACTGTAAGTCCTCTTGAGGAAGTTGCAAAGTTTCTTGTCGGATATGAATACAATGTCGGGCGCAATTGCAAAATCGTCAATATTGATTACTTAAAAGATCTTGATATGGAAGTAATGTCTCCGGTAAGTGATATTGTGCTTGCAGATGAAGAGGATACCCGTCTTGGAATGTATGATTTGTTGGATGATCTGATTCAGGAAAACAACACGACATTAGTCTTTACAAACACCCGAAGCGGAACAGAACGGTTTGTTTATAATTTAAAGAAGATGTATCCGATGAATTATAATGATTCAAATATAATGGCTCACCATTCATCACTTTCAAAAGAAGTTCGCCTGGAAGCGGAAAACAAATTAAAAGAAGGAAAACTTAAAGCAGTATTCTCATCCACCTCTCTTGAACTTGGAATAGATATTGGATACATTGATTTGGTTGTTTTAATAAATTCTCCCAAATCTGTTGCAAGAGCCCTTCAGAGGATTGGAAGAAGCGGACACAAGTTGCAGGCAAAGTCCAAAGGCAGAATCATCGTGACAAATCGTGACGACTTAGTCGAATGTTCTGTTTTGCTTAAAAACGCGAAGGAAGGAAAAATAGATAAAATAAATATTCCCACCAACTGTTTAGATGTTTTAGCCCAGCATATTTATGGAATGAGTATTGAAAACCCATGGGATATTGATTATGCTTATGATGTGATTAAAAAAAGCTATTGTTATAGAAATCTCACAAAAGATGACTACGAAGACGTATTGAGCTATCTGGCAGGAGAATATCCTGAACTTGAAGAGAGATATGTTTATGCAAAGATTTGGGTAGACTATAAAGAAAATACTTTCGGAAAACGGGGCAAACTGGCAAGAATGATTTATTCCACAAATATTGGCACGATACCTGATACTTCAGGAGTTCTGGTTAAATGTGATGGAGAAACAGTCGGAAAAATTGAAGAAAGCTTTTTAGAGCGGTTAAAAAAAGGAGATGTCTTTGTTTTAGGAGGCAGAACATATAGATTCAATTACGGGAAAGGAATGACAATCAATGTCACTCCTGCAAGTGGACCTCCGACAATACCCTCATGGTTCTCACAGCAACTGCCTTTATCTTTTGACCTTGCAATGGACATTCAACGCTTCAGATCCCATATGGAGACTAAATTCGAGTATCGCAGAACTAAAGAAGAAATAATGGAATTTATATTTGATTATTTATATGTTGATGACTTTGCAGCCAATTCAATTTATGAGTATTTTGTAGAGCAGTACAAATATGCCAAAATCCCAAGCAATCGCCTCCTACTAATTGAATATTATAAAGGATTTGGGGGCAGGAATTTTGTCATTTTCCATTCATTATTCGGAAGAAAAGTCAATGATGCACTGTCCCGTGCTGTTGCCTATGTTGTTGCACATAAATACAATACCAATGTAACAATTTCAGTTACCGACAATGGATTTTATTTAAGTTCAGATGGAAAGATAGGGGGTTTGGAATCATTTAAAGAATTGACTCCTGAAAATTTTGAAAATATATTAATTAAATCCTTAAATAAAACCGAAACATTAGCTTCAAGGTTTAGACATTGTGCCGGAAGGTCTCTTATGACTTTGAGAAAATATAAAGGAGAATCAAAGTCTGTAGGCCGCCAGCAGGTTCGTGGAAAAATCTTATTAAAATTTATTCAGGACATGGATGATAATTTTTCAATTTTAAAAGAAGCAAGAAGAGAAGCCCTTGAAGATTATATGGATATTAAAAATGCTCTGAAAGTAATAAACATGATTGCTGCAGGAGAATTGGAAATAAAAACCATAAATACTGTAATACCAAGCCCCTTTGCATTTAATCTGGTTTCACAGGGATATTTAGATGTTTTAAATCAAAATGACCGTGGAGAATTTACTAAAAGAATGCACAAAGCAATACTTGAACAAATTAAAGACAAATTAAAAGACATTTATTAG
- a CDS encoding HEAT repeat domain-containing protein, with amino-acid sequence MSNLSFDEALLNLSDEDVKVRKEAIESLVGITDENAIEPLIKATTDDNAQVRFKAAEILGNMGNLAVDKLIDEFSNAEGKDKRFLTFALKETEDDKVIPYFVEATDDDDFGVRKVAVRALGELQVAGEIESIAKCLNDDDWGVRLAAIQALGDLATEESIKLIKDARKSEDDKDFKKSCNKAIKKAEKRQKAKASGKSIVKVIPMSTIKEMEKTNVQKAIKEYERYVDAKQDKDAAYKRLCVLYRKANDYDNEVRVIETAIEVFKDNEKKLPYFEKRLAKLK; translated from the coding sequence ATGTCTAATTTAAGTTTTGATGAAGCTCTTTTGAACTTGTCAGATGAAGATGTTAAAGTTAGAAAAGAAGCTATAGAATCATTAGTCGGAATCACTGACGAAAATGCTATTGAACCGTTAATTAAAGCTACTACTGATGATAATGCACAAGTCAGATTCAAAGCTGCTGAAATTTTAGGTAATATGGGTAATTTGGCAGTTGATAAGTTGATTGACGAATTTAGTAATGCCGAAGGTAAAGATAAAAGATTTTTAACATTTGCCCTTAAAGAAACTGAAGATGATAAAGTCATCCCTTATTTTGTTGAAGCAACAGATGATGATGATTTCGGAGTCCGAAAAGTTGCCGTACGTGCTTTGGGTGAACTTCAAGTTGCTGGTGAAATTGAATCAATTGCAAAATGTCTGAATGATGACGACTGGGGTGTTAGATTAGCAGCTATTCAGGCTTTGGGTGATCTTGCAACTGAAGAATCAATCAAATTAATTAAAGACGCTAGAAAAAGTGAAGATGATAAAGACTTTAAAAAATCATGCAATAAAGCTATTAAAAAAGCTGAAAAAAGACAAAAGGCAAAAGCCTCTGGAAAATCAATTGTTAAAGTCATTCCGATGAGCACAATTAAAGAAATGGAAAAAACTAATGTTCAAAAAGCAATTAAGGAATATGAACGTTATGTTGATGCAAAACAGGATAAAGATGCCGCGTACAAAAGATTATGCGTTTTATATAGGAAAGCCAATGACTATGATAATGAAGTTAGGGTAATTGAAACAGCAATTGAGGTATTTAAAGACAACGAGAAAAAATTACCTTACTTTGAAAAAAGATTGGCTAAATTAAAATAA
- a CDS encoding carbon-nitrogen hydrolase family protein produces MTKIKFALCQMNVVDNKEENISTASLMIEKSLSENANFIILPEMFNCPYSNDKFIEYGEEESDSPTLNKISSLAKKNNVHILAGSIPEKEKDKLYNTSYLFDKKGNIIAKHRKMHLFDIDVKGKITFRESDVLTSGDEFTIAKTEFGKIGIGICYDIRFPELARVMVEHGASVLIYPGAFNMTTGPAHWELLFRSRALDNQVFCIGVAPALNKDASYRSYGHSIITNPWGEVIAQASEKEGLIISEIDLSEIKKIREELPLLKNKRKDLYEVIRK; encoded by the coding sequence ATGACAAAAATTAAATTTGCGCTTTGTCAAATGAATGTTGTAGACAATAAAGAAGAAAATATCTCAACAGCCAGTTTGATGATTGAAAAAAGCCTATCTGAAAATGCTAATTTTATAATACTGCCCGAAATGTTCAATTGCCCTTATTCAAACGATAAATTTATTGAATATGGTGAAGAAGAATCCGATAGCCCTACCTTAAATAAAATCTCATCATTAGCTAAAAAGAACAATGTACATATTCTTGCAGGATCCATTCCCGAAAAAGAAAAAGACAAGTTATATAATACCAGTTATCTTTTTGATAAAAAGGGAAATATCATTGCAAAGCATAGAAAAATGCACCTTTTTGACATTGATGTTAAAGGAAAAATAACTTTCAGGGAATCTGATGTTTTAACCTCAGGCGATGAATTTACAATTGCAAAAACAGAATTCGGAAAAATCGGCATCGGAATTTGCTATGATATCCGTTTTCCTGAGCTTGCACGAGTTATGGTCGAGCATGGCGCATCAGTGCTGATTTATCCCGGTGCATTTAATATGACAACAGGCCCTGCACATTGGGAATTGCTGTTTCGCTCAAGAGCACTGGACAATCAAGTTTTCTGCATAGGAGTTGCACCTGCACTAAACAAAGATGCAAGTTACCGCAGTTACGGCCATTCAATTATTACAAATCCATGGGGAGAAGTAATAGCCCAAGCTAGTGAAAAAGAGGGTTTGATTATTTCCGAGATTGACTTAAGTGAAATAAAAAAAATAAGAGAAGAGCTTCCTCTTTTAAAAAATAAAAGGAAAGACCTCTATGAAGTTATTCGAAAATAA
- a CDS encoding PsbP-related protein gives MKKCPECGNPSYDGAPVCGNCGYKFPKAKSENSKRENIFQKEDKIKKPSNDESTLNIIKENRILIGAILLITLIVIFGIILTGSGNNSSTIQGIDTSEYNSGDFSFKYPSNWQEINLTDEDHPGAKFLKTANNITFEYYNVTNDATSLKEISQNRITNAQNKGSYISLVETITLDGRNTSNIVLENADGDYTRFVSMLSNNKLYVFKISGDSYNSVTSDEINSVINTADIV, from the coding sequence GTGAAAAAATGTCCTGAATGTGGAAATCCAAGTTATGATGGTGCCCCAGTTTGTGGAAATTGTGGATATAAATTCCCTAAAGCAAAATCTGAGAATTCTAAAAGGGAAAATATCTTCCAAAAAGAAGATAAAATTAAAAAACCTTCCAATGATGAAAGTACGCTCAATATTATAAAAGAAAATAGAATCCTTATTGGAGCAATATTACTTATAACTTTAATCGTTATTTTTGGAATTATACTTACTGGATCCGGCAATAACTCTTCAACAATTCAAGGTATTGATACATCAGAATATAATTCTGGAGATTTCTCATTTAAATATCCGAGCAATTGGCAAGAAATAAACTTAACTGACGAAGATCATCCTGGAGCTAAATTCTTAAAAACAGCAAACAATATAACTTTTGAGTATTACAATGTTACTAATGACGCCACATCTTTAAAAGAGATCAGTCAAAATAGAATTACTAACGCTCAAAATAAAGGTTCTTATATTAGTCTTGTTGAAACAATAACATTAGATGGAAGAAACACATCAAATATTGTTTTAGAAAATGCTGATGGAGATTACACCAGATTTGTTTCAATGCTCAGCAATAATAAATTATACGTATTTAAAATCAGTGGAGACTCTTACAATTCAGTTACATCTGATGAAATTAATTCCGTGATAAATACTGCAGATATTGTTTAA
- the nucS gene encoding endonuclease NucS, protein MKYKILENPSCEDAYELVQEGLRKRATILLFACCKVSYEGRALSELNWGERIIMIKPDGAFLIHQDKKVEPVNWQPPKSRTKSYIKDDNLFLESRRRTPKELLTAEIRQIQFINYANIEDFEELEQAGYEKDMSDMIMEKPHMIEEGFTPTAREYSVEHGFIDIIGKDSDNNLMVLELKARKAGVAAVKQLRRYLHDLENTDNDYLKECKAQKKKIRGLLVAPSIMDDALELLEEECIEFVSVKPPRELKRDKKVTLDAF, encoded by the coding sequence ATGAAATATAAAATTTTAGAAAATCCCAGTTGTGAAGATGCATATGAGCTAGTTCAGGAAGGTTTACGTAAAAGAGCAACCATATTACTTTTTGCTTGCTGTAAAGTCAGTTATGAAGGAAGGGCATTAAGCGAACTTAACTGGGGAGAACGTATAATTATGATCAAACCAGACGGTGCGTTTCTAATCCATCAAGATAAAAAAGTAGAGCCTGTAAACTGGCAGCCTCCGAAATCAAGGACTAAAAGCTATATCAAAGACGATAACTTATTTTTAGAAAGTCGCAGAAGAACACCAAAAGAGCTATTGACTGCAGAAATCAGACAAATCCAATTTATCAATTATGCCAATATTGAAGATTTTGAAGAGCTTGAACAGGCAGGATATGAAAAGGACATGAGCGACATGATAATGGAAAAACCTCACATGATAGAAGAAGGTTTTACCCCTACTGCACGGGAATACAGTGTAGAACATGGATTTATTGACATTATCGGAAAAGATAGTGACAATAATTTAATGGTTCTTGAATTAAAAGCACGCAAAGCAGGAGTTGCTGCTGTAAAACAACTTAGAAGATATCTTCATGATTTAGAAAACACAGATAATGATTATTTAAAAGAATGCAAGGCGCAAAAGAAAAAAATAAGGGGATTGCTTGTTGCACCTTCAATTATGGATGATGCCTTGGAGTTGCTTGAGGAGGAATGCATTGAATTTGTATCCGTAAAACCTCCCCGCGAGTTAAAAAGAGATAAAAAAGTAACATTGGATGCATTCTAA
- a CDS encoding alpha/beta fold hydrolase codes for MDSFEFETGEVLNDVTVEYMTFGTPIYDENGIIKNAIIYCHGSLGNYSSLKKIAPLANENGPFDENKYFFICLSALGSPGSCSPSSTDLKNKFPKYSIKDVANFQKKFLAEKFSIRHVLGMIGNSMGGFVCLTSAINFPDFADFIICGVSSYKVAGHDFILSKFVNEIIESDPDYNRGELTYSLIRTLRIASLAEFNFGLSKEALRQMSNLELSEEFENFGNESIETDIYDLKYCNKACMNFDVENDLDKVKSKTLIIASKQDPHFPPELDAIPMSKMIESSQMIIMDSDLGHLCFNELETISDDLNEFMENFS; via the coding sequence TTGGATTCATTTGAATTTGAAACCGGTGAAGTATTAAATGATGTAACTGTTGAGTATATGACCTTTGGAACTCCCATTTATGATGAAAATGGCATTATAAAAAATGCAATTATTTATTGCCATGGTTCCTTAGGCAACTATTCTTCTCTAAAAAAGATTGCACCATTAGCAAATGAAAATGGTCCTTTTGATGAAAACAAATATTTTTTCATTTGCCTATCTGCACTTGGCTCTCCAGGGTCCTGTTCACCTTCAAGTACGGATTTAAAAAATAAATTTCCGAAATACTCAATCAAAGATGTCGCAAACTTTCAAAAAAAGTTTTTAGCTGAAAAATTCAGTATTCGTCATGTTTTAGGCATGATCGGCAATTCAATGGGAGGATTTGTCTGTCTGACTTCTGCAATTAATTTTCCTGACTTTGCGGATTTTATCATTTGTGGAGTTAGCAGCTATAAGGTAGCAGGTCATGATTTCATTCTCTCAAAATTTGTCAATGAGATTATTGAGTCTGACCCTGATTATAATCGCGGTGAACTAACTTACTCTTTAATTAGGACATTAAGAATTGCCAGCTTGGCAGAATTTAATTTTGGATTGTCTAAAGAGGCTTTAAGGCAAATGTCTAATCTTGAATTAAGTGAGGAATTTGAGAATTTCGGCAATGAAAGTATTGAAACCGATATTTATGATTTAAAATATTGTAATAAGGCCTGCATGAATTTTGATGTTGAAAATGATTTGGATAAAGTTAAATCAAAAACCCTGATAATAGCTTCAAAGCAGGACCCTCATTTTCCTCCTGAACTGGACGCAATCCCTATGTCTAAAATGATTGAATCTTCTCAGATGATAATTATGGATTCTGATTTAGGGCATTTATGCTTTAATGAATTGGAAACCATTTCTGATGACCTAAATGAATTTATGGAGAATTTTTCATGA
- a CDS encoding DUF5750 family protein: MIVKISDYGGQNNSKFIEYEVSGLFPNQIKFLADNLNEETSVNEEGLIIKMYFEDRLYPFQSEVSKFRLNDFIAREEIEMTLFLSSFLEDM, from the coding sequence ATGATTGTTAAAATTTCAGATTACGGCGGGCAAAACAATTCCAAATTCATTGAATATGAAGTGTCCGGACTGTTTCCTAATCAAATAAAGTTTTTAGCCGATAATTTAAATGAAGAAACTTCAGTTAATGAGGAAGGTCTGATAATTAAAATGTATTTTGAAGATAGGTTATATCCTTTCCAAAGTGAGGTTTCAAAATTCAGATTAAATGATTTTATTGCCCGTGAAGAAATAGAAATGACCCTGTTTTTATCCAGTTTTTTGGAAGATATGTGA
- the nadA gene encoding quinolinate synthase NadA: MNNSLQDEILKLKKEKNAIILAHNYQPKEVQEIADFLGDSLELCIKASKIEDKDLVIFCGVDFMAETAYILNPDKKIVIPTLEAECPMAHMLPEEVLLKAKEEHPDAGVILYVNSIAEAKQHADTLCTSANAVKVTESLPHDKILFGPDKNLGNHVADKLDKEIIHVPEDGHCYVHRLFHVEDVELKRQQYPNAEIICHPECDIKVQKACDKVMSTGGMLKYVAESEKEEFVIGTEIDMITRIHSEAPGKKLYPLLEGAICETMKLHTLDKIRDALVNEAPEVVLPKDVADKSRKAVQHMLDASK; encoded by the coding sequence ATGAATAATTCCCTTCAAGATGAAATTTTAAAATTAAAAAAGGAAAAAAATGCAATAATTCTTGCACATAACTACCAGCCGAAAGAAGTTCAAGAGATTGCAGATTTCCTTGGAGATTCATTAGAATTATGTATAAAAGCTTCTAAAATTGAAGATAAAGATTTAGTTATCTTCTGCGGTGTGGACTTTATGGCGGAAACTGCATATATCTTAAATCCCGATAAGAAAATTGTCATACCGACCCTCGAAGCTGAATGTCCAATGGCTCATATGCTACCTGAAGAGGTGCTTTTAAAAGCAAAAGAAGAACACCCTGATGCAGGAGTTATTCTTTATGTAAACAGTATTGCTGAAGCCAAACAGCATGCAGATACTTTATGCACATCAGCCAATGCAGTAAAAGTTACAGAAAGTTTACCCCATGATAAAATATTATTCGGACCTGATAAAAACCTGGGAAACCATGTAGCTGACAAGCTTGACAAAGAAATCATCCATGTTCCGGAAGACGGCCATTGCTACGTGCACAGATTGTTCCATGTTGAAGATGTTGAACTTAAAAGACAACAATACCCTAATGCAGAAATAATCTGCCATCCGGAATGTGATATAAAAGTTCAAAAAGCATGCGATAAAGTAATGTCCACCGGAGGAATGTTAAAATATGTTGCTGAAAGCGAAAAAGAGGAATTTGTAATTGGAACTGAAATTGACATGATTACAAGAATCCATTCTGAAGCGCCAGGCAAAAAACTATATCCTCTGCTTGAAGGGGCAATTTGTGAAACAATGAAACTGCACACACTTGATAAGATAAGAGATGCACTTGTAAACGAGGCTCCGGAAGTTGTTCTGCCAAAAGATGTTGCGGACAAATCAAGAAAGGCAGTCCAGCACATGCTTGATGCATCAAAATAA
- a CDS encoding mechanosensitive ion channel family protein, translated as MNIPITIPNPTATFIYILIVIIGTSVATRVIAYLMNRMKRFHDNKAAIYLMRDIINYVIYFIALMTILQFFGINLAGILLSLGIVGIGVSFAAKDIISNLFSGIILIVMKSIQVGDTIEIKNNKGVVEMLNLRSTILVDDGGIKEIIPNSTLITTPYLHYRAPEKYRIDIQTGLALNIDIEEFKEYITKKISEYDWIVKDPEPVVNAISINNEESNLKVSFWVKDINSKSKYKLIITNEIRKYIQMGEKNE; from the coding sequence ATGAATATTCCAATAACAATCCCCAATCCAACAGCTACATTCATTTATATTTTAATAGTCATAATCGGCACATCCGTTGCAACAAGAGTGATTGCATATCTTATGAATAGAATGAAGCGTTTCCATGATAATAAAGCCGCAATTTACCTAATGAGAGATATAATCAATTATGTAATCTATTTTATAGCTTTAATGACAATTTTACAATTTTTTGGAATAAATCTTGCCGGAATTTTATTGAGTTTAGGAATTGTAGGTATCGGCGTGAGTTTTGCTGCTAAAGATATAATATCAAATTTATTTTCAGGAATAATTTTAATTGTTATGAAAAGCATTCAAGTTGGAGATACAATTGAAATAAAAAACAACAAAGGTGTTGTTGAAATGCTCAATCTTAGATCAACAATTCTTGTTGATGATGGCGGAATTAAAGAAATTATTCCAAATTCAACATTAATAACCACTCCGTATTTACATTATAGAGCTCCTGAAAAATATAGGATAGACATACAAACCGGACTGGCATTGAATATTGACATTGAGGAATTTAAGGAATATATCACCAAAAAAATTTCAGAGTATGACTGGATAGTAAAAGATCCCGAACCTGTTGTGAACGCCATAAGCATCAACAATGAAGAAAGTAATCTGAAAGTATCATTTTGGGTGAAAGATATTAATAGTAAAAGTAAATATAAATTAATTATCACTAATGAAATTAGAAAATATATACAAATGGGTGAAAAAAATGAATAA